A stretch of Malus sylvestris chromosome 11, drMalSylv7.2, whole genome shotgun sequence DNA encodes these proteins:
- the LOC126589969 gene encoding putative FBD-associated F-box protein At5g53635 isoform X2, with protein MGSNSMPCQTCSEDRISRLPDGILCHILSFLDITETIKTSGLSHRWKDVWVSFPNLKFNVQNPESDKGRSAGFVDQVLSHSGSSSIQRFELVCYGVDDYFSRVHDWVCTALRRNVVELLLYLLPNPGKLYEFPQSLFMCKTLSVLKLRLQFDLIAIPSNSDCFPHLKILHVTVCCPNADSIKKLFSCCPALEDLVIDGLISKIAREERLLLSFTVSAPKLRRLRICLRGGAKNYVSININAPHLEKLDLFDNFLVDYELKNEKSLSTAKIAVQIHKRCQNDHLDNDYAARMHRLFAGIINDSDPKFQHLLPTFYNLNHLEVLLKTCCSWKSLIKLLEISPNLENLVFENNVECYTADDNNELHEWCPPNIVPICLLSSLKSISVRGYKWRPDEMEVAKYMLEHGVVLKKVTVYTRSIPTEKQMELEQEFSKFPRASKTCQTELVELKAKG; from the exons ATGGGTTCGAACTCAATGCCTTGTCAAACGTGCAGTGAAGATAGGATCAGTAGATTACCAGATGGCATTCTTTGTCACATTCTTTCCTTCCTTGATATAACCGAGACTATAAAGACCAGCGGTTTATCACACAGATGGAAGGATGTGTGGGTTTCTTTTCCCAATCTTAAGTTCAATGTACAAAACCCGGAATCTGACAAAGGCCGTAGTGCAGGATTTGTGGATCAAGTACTTTCCCATAGTGGATCGTCAAGCATTCAGCGGTTCGAACTTGTATGTTACGGGGTGGATGATTATTTTTCTCGTGTTCATGATTGGGTTTGCACTGCTCTTAGGCGTAATGTTGTTGAGCTCCTTCTTTATTTGCTTCCAAATCCAGGGAAGCTTTATGAGTTTCCTCAAAGCCTTTTCATGTGCAAGACTTTGTCGGTTTTGAAGCTGAGGCTGCAATTCGATCTTATTGCTATTCCCTCAAACTCTGATTGTTTTCCACATCTCAAAATCCTCCATGTTACAGTCTGTTGCCCGAATGCTGACTCAATAAAGAAACTTTTTTCATGTTGTCCAGCACTTGAAGATTTGGTTATAGATGGACTTATTTCGAAAATCGCCAGAGAAGAACGTCTCCTCTTGAGCTTCACTGTCTCTGCACCTAAACTCAGAAGACTACGAATATGTTTGCGGGGTGGTGCTAAGAACTACGTTTCTATTAATATTAATGCTCCACATCTTGAAAAGTTGGATCTCTTTGACAATTTTTTGGTGGACTATGAATTGAAGAATGAAAAATCCCTAAGCACAGCCAAGATTGCTGTCCAAATTCATAAGAGATGTCAGAATGATCACCTCGACAATGATTATGCTGCTCGCATGCATAGGCTTTTCGCAGGAATTATCAAT GATTCTGATCCTAAATTTCAACATCTTTTGCCTACATTTTATAATTTGAACCACTTGGAAGTACTTCTTAAAACGTGCTGCTCCTGGAAATCATTGATAAAGTTGCTCGAGATCTCACCCAATCTGGAGAATCTTGTCTTTGAAAAT AACGTCGAATGTTATACTGCTGATGACAACAATGAGCTCCATGAATGGTGTCCACCGAACATTGTGCCTATTTGTTTGTTGTCAAGCCTGAAGTCTATTTCCGTACGAGGATACAAATGGCGGCCAGATGAGATGGAAGTGGCAAAGTACATGCTGGAGCATGGTGTAGTTTTGAAGAAAGTGACAGTTTATACTAGAAGTATCCCTACGGAAAAACAAATGGAGTTGGAGCAGGAGTTTTCAAAGTTCCCAAGGGCATCAAAAACTTGCCAAACTGAACTTGTGGAACTCAAAGCAAAAGGTTAG
- the LOC126589969 gene encoding F-box/LRR-repeat protein At4g14103-like isoform X1, with protein sequence MGSNSMPCQTCSEDRISRLPDGILCHILSFLDITETIKTSGLSHRWKDVWVSFPNLKFNVQNPESDKGRSAGFVDQVLSHSGSSSIQRFELVCYGVDDYFSRVHDWVCTALRRNVVELLLYLLPNPGKLYEFPQSLFMCKTLSVLKLRLQFDLIAIPSNSDCFPHLKILHVTVCCPNADSIKKLFSCCPALEDLVIDGLISKIAREERLLLSFTVSAPKLRRLRICLRGGAKNYVSININAPHLEKLDLFDNFLVDYELKNEKSLSTAKIAVQIHKRCQNDHLDNDYAARMHRLFAGIINVKYLSLSAPILRDSDPKFQHLLPTFYNLNHLEVLLKTCCSWKSLIKLLEISPNLENLVFENNVECYTADDNNELHEWCPPNIVPICLLSSLKSISVRGYKWRPDEMEVAKYMLEHGVVLKKVTVYTRSIPTEKQMELEQEFSKFPRASKTCQTELVELKAKG encoded by the exons ATGGGTTCGAACTCAATGCCTTGTCAAACGTGCAGTGAAGATAGGATCAGTAGATTACCAGATGGCATTCTTTGTCACATTCTTTCCTTCCTTGATATAACCGAGACTATAAAGACCAGCGGTTTATCACACAGATGGAAGGATGTGTGGGTTTCTTTTCCCAATCTTAAGTTCAATGTACAAAACCCGGAATCTGACAAAGGCCGTAGTGCAGGATTTGTGGATCAAGTACTTTCCCATAGTGGATCGTCAAGCATTCAGCGGTTCGAACTTGTATGTTACGGGGTGGATGATTATTTTTCTCGTGTTCATGATTGGGTTTGCACTGCTCTTAGGCGTAATGTTGTTGAGCTCCTTCTTTATTTGCTTCCAAATCCAGGGAAGCTTTATGAGTTTCCTCAAAGCCTTTTCATGTGCAAGACTTTGTCGGTTTTGAAGCTGAGGCTGCAATTCGATCTTATTGCTATTCCCTCAAACTCTGATTGTTTTCCACATCTCAAAATCCTCCATGTTACAGTCTGTTGCCCGAATGCTGACTCAATAAAGAAACTTTTTTCATGTTGTCCAGCACTTGAAGATTTGGTTATAGATGGACTTATTTCGAAAATCGCCAGAGAAGAACGTCTCCTCTTGAGCTTCACTGTCTCTGCACCTAAACTCAGAAGACTACGAATATGTTTGCGGGGTGGTGCTAAGAACTACGTTTCTATTAATATTAATGCTCCACATCTTGAAAAGTTGGATCTCTTTGACAATTTTTTGGTGGACTATGAATTGAAGAATGAAAAATCCCTAAGCACAGCCAAGATTGCTGTCCAAATTCATAAGAGATGTCAGAATGATCACCTCGACAATGATTATGCTGCTCGCATGCATAGGCTTTTCGCAGGAATTATCAATGTTAAGTATCTCTCTCTTTCAGCTCCAATTTTGAGA GATTCTGATCCTAAATTTCAACATCTTTTGCCTACATTTTATAATTTGAACCACTTGGAAGTACTTCTTAAAACGTGCTGCTCCTGGAAATCATTGATAAAGTTGCTCGAGATCTCACCCAATCTGGAGAATCTTGTCTTTGAAAAT AACGTCGAATGTTATACTGCTGATGACAACAATGAGCTCCATGAATGGTGTCCACCGAACATTGTGCCTATTTGTTTGTTGTCAAGCCTGAAGTCTATTTCCGTACGAGGATACAAATGGCGGCCAGATGAGATGGAAGTGGCAAAGTACATGCTGGAGCATGGTGTAGTTTTGAAGAAAGTGACAGTTTATACTAGAAGTATCCCTACGGAAAAACAAATGGAGTTGGAGCAGGAGTTTTCAAAGTTCCCAAGGGCATCAAAAACTTGCCAAACTGAACTTGTGGAACTCAAAGCAAAAGGTTAG
- the LOC126589960 gene encoding protein GRAVITROPIC IN THE LIGHT 1-like, which produces MDSVRPSSVTPNKSRFARTIAKVLHLRAATGIAPVDGVQKVKSQEFRIPKVKSQEFGIPDVKSQEFGVQKFKSQEFGVQKVKSQEFKVQKVKSQEFGGHKVNYQENGVQKGKSQEIGIQKVKSQENVKNDRNGGKVMVGRSESFDKNNEELQERVALEALVAKLFASVSSVKAAYAQLQYAQSPYDGEGIQAADKEVVSELKNLSELKRCFLKKQFDPKPETTLVLAEIEEQKSVLKTYEIMGKKLESQVRLKDSEVVFLGEKLEEAKNQNKLLERRLNQSGQLHVFDNLQLSGLSPNHFITVLRHTVKSIRSYVRMMMDDMKSTGWDIHAAAKAIDRNVVYWKEDHKCFAFEHFVCKEMFDAFQHPNFLLPNESLPEEKKQQQQLFFVRFTELKSMKPKEYLAQNPRSAFAKFCRVKYLRLVHPKMETSFFGNLNQRNLINAGEFPSSNFFTSFAEMAKRVWLLHCLAFSFNPEAAIFQVSKGCRFSEVYMESLADEAFLSTTSEPQVGFTVVPGFRLGKSVIQCQVYLTRLQSAPTKQR; this is translated from the coding sequence ATGGATTCGGTGAGACCATCATCTGTGACCCCGAATAAGAGTAGATTCGCACGTACTATTGCTAAAGTTCTTCATCTTCGGGCTGCAACAGGTATTGCCCCAGTCGATGGGGTTCAAAAAGTCAAGTCCCAAGAATTCAGAATTCCGAAGGTTAAGTCCCAAGAATTCGGAATTCCGGACGTTAAGTCCCAGGAGTTCGGAGTTCAGAAGTTTAAGTCCCAGGAGTTCGGAGTTCAGAAAGTAAAGTCCCAAGAATTCAAAGTTCAGAAGGTTAAATCCCAAGAATTTGGAGGTCATAAGGTAAACTACCAAGAAAATGGAGTGCAGAAGGGGAAGTCTCAAGAAATTGGAATTCAGAAAGTCAAGTCCCAAGAAAATGTCAAAAATGACCGGAATGGTGGTAAGGTTATGGTTGGTCGGTCTGAGTCATTTGACAAGAACAATGAGGAGCTTCAGGAAAGAGTCGCCCTTGAGGCTCTTGTAGCGAAACTGTTTGCAAGCGTTTCATCTGTTAAAGCTGCGTATGCACAACTACAGTATGCTCAGTCTCCCTATGATGGTGAAGGAATCCAAGCTGCTGACAAAGAGGTAGTCTCCGAGTTGAAGAACTTGTCTGAGTTGAAGCGGTGTTTCTTAAAAAAGCAGTTTGATCCTAAACCTGAGACTACACTGGTTTTGGCTGAGATCGAGGAGCAGAAGAGTGTTCTAAAAACCTATGAAATCATGGGGAAAAAGTTGGAATCTCAGGTGAGGCTTAAGGACTCTGAAGTTGTGTTTCTCGGAGAAAAGTTAGAGGAGGCCAAGAATCAGAATAAGTTGCTGGAGAGAAGATTAAACCAGAGTGGGCAGCTACATGTGTTCGACAATCTTCAGTTGTCTGGTTTAAGTCCTAACCATTTCATTACAGTTCTCCGACACACAGTAAAGTCCATTCGGAGCTATGTTAGGATGATGATGGATGATATGAAATCTACCGGTTGGGACATTCATGCAGCAGCTAAAGCGATTGACCGCAATGTGGTTTATTGGAAAGAAGACCACAAGTGTTTTGCCTTCGAACACTTTGTTTGCAAGGAAATGTTCGATGCTTTCCAGCATCCCAACTTCTTACTCCCAAATGAGTCCTTGCCAGAGGAAAAGAAACAACAGCAGCAGCTCTTTTTTGTGAGATTTACGGAGCTCAAATCAATGAAGCCGAAGGAGTACCTTGCCCAGAATCCCAGATCAGCATTTGCTAAGTTCTGCCGTGTCAAGTACTTACGACTGGTGCATCCCAAGATGGAAACATCATTTTTCGGCAATCTGAATCAAAGAAACCTCATCAATGCAGGTGAGTTTCCGAGCTCTAATTTCTTTACTTCGTTTGCTGAAATGGCGAAACGTGTCTGGCTCCTGCATTGCTTGGCCTTCTCCTTCAATCCTGAAGCCGCAATCTTCCAAGTAAGCAAGGGATGCCGATTTTCAGAAGTGTACATGGAAAGCTTAGCTGACGAAGCGTTCCTCTCAACAACATCTGAACCGCAGGTGGGATTCACAGTTGTTCCGGGATTCAGACTCGGTAAATCTGTCATTCAGTGCCAAGTTTACCTCACTCGGTTGCAATCCGCTCCGACAAAGCAAAGGTAA
- the LOC126589963 gene encoding uncharacterized protein LOC126589963, with product MGGGFRVLHLVRPFLSFLPEVQSADRKVPFREKVIYTVISLFIFLVCSQLPLYGIHSTTGADPFYWMRVILASNRGTVMELGITPIVTSGLVMQLLAGSKIIEVDNNVREDRALLNGAQKLLGILIAIGEAVAYVLSGMYGSVGQLGVGNAILIIIQLCFAGIIVICLDELLQKGYGLGSGISLFIATNICENIIWKAFSPTTINSGRGAEFEGAVIALFHLLITRTDKVRALREAFYRQNLPNVTNLLATVLIFLIVIYFQGFRVVLPVRSKNARGQQGSYPIKLFYTSNMPIILQSALVSNLYFISQLLYRRYSGNFLVNLLGKWKESEYSGGQFIPVGGLAYYITAPSSLADMAANPFHALFYLIFMLSACALFSKTWIEVSGSSAKDVAKQLKEQQMVMPGHRESNLQKELNRYIPTAAAFGGMCIGALTVLADFMGAIGSGTGILLAVTIIYQYFETFEKERASELGFFGF from the exons ATGGGAGGAGGATTTCGAGTTCTTCACTTGGTCAGACCGTTTCTGTCATTTCTGCCCGAAGTTCAGAGCGCTGACCGGAAAGTTCCATTCAGAGAGAAGGTGATATACACCGTTATCTCGCTGTTCATTTTCTTGGTGTGCAGCCAGCTCCCTCTGTATGGCATACACTCTACCACGGGGGCAGATCCCTTCTATTGGATGCGTGTTATCCTCGCTTCCAACCGCGGGACTGTCATGGAGCTTGGGATCACCCCAATTGTCACATCTGGGCTGGTGATGCAACTCCTTGCTGGGTCTAAGATTATTGAAGTTGACAACAATGTACGCGAAGATCGTGCTCTTTT AAATGGAGCACAGAAGTTATTGGGTATCCTGATAGCTATTGGTGAGGCAGTTGCGTATGTTCTCTCTGGCATGTATGGTAGTGTTGGCCAACTTGGAGTTGGAAATGCCATTTTAATTATCATTCAGCTCTGCTTTGCCGGTATCATTGTGATATGTTTGGATGAACTTCTTCAGAAGGGATATGGTCTAGGCTCTGGAATTTCACTGTTCATTGCCACCAATATCTG TGAAAACATTATCTGGAAAGCATTTAGCCCTACCACTATCAACAGTGGACGAGGAGCTGAATTTGAAGGTGCTGTTATTGCCCTGTTCCATCTTCTGATTACTCGAACAGATAAGGTTCGAGCTCTCCGGGAGGCCTTCTACCGGCAGAATCTACCGAACGTGACAAATCTGCTAGCCACAGTGTTGATATTCCTTATAGTAATTTATTTCCAAGGGTTCCGCGTGGTTCTGCCTGTGAGATCAAAGAATGCTCGTGGACAGCAGGGTTCCTATCCTATCAAGCTGTTCTATACCTCCAACATGCCCATCATTTTGCAGTCTGCACTTGTGTCCAACCTTTACTTCATCTCCCAG TTGCTCTACAGGAGGTACAGCGGAAATTTCCTTGTGAATCTTTTGGGCAAATGGAAGGAATCTGAATATTCAGGAGGGCAATTCATTCCTGTTGGTGGTCTAGCATATTATATCACTGCACCTTCTAG CTTGGCTGATATGGCAGCCAATCCCTTCCATGCACTGTTCTATCTCATATTTATGTTGTCTGCCTGTGCACTTTTCTCAAAAACATGGATTGAAGTTTCTGGATCATCTGCCAAAGATGTCGCCAAGCAGCTCAAG GAACAACAAATGGTCATGCCTGGTCACCGTGAGTCAAACTTGCAGAAGGAGTTGAACCGCTACATTCCCACAGCTGCTGCTTTCGGAGGCATGTGCATCGGTGCACTCACAGTGTTGGCAGATTTCATGGGGGCAATTGGTTCAGGAACAGGAATCTTGCTTGCAGTGACAATCATCTATCAGTACTTCGAGACatttgagaaagagagagcCAGTGAGCTCGGTTTCTTTGGTTTCTAG
- the LOC126589962 gene encoding uncharacterized protein LOC126589962 isoform X1, giving the protein MRNSHLFLTLLTLTVTYSLRFQVHAAPAGPLIKHLSSLLKWTGEISSKTPQSEKNVLQFENGYLVETVLEGNDIGVIPHKIRISEDGELFAVDSVNSNIMRITSPLSQYSRGRLVAGSFQGYAGHVDGKPSDARFNHPKGVTMDDKGNVYVADTLNHAIRKIGDAGVTTIAGGKSNVAGYRDGPSEDAMFSNDFDIVYVQPTCSLLVVDRGNAALRQISLNQEDCDYQYSSISATDILMVVGAVLVGYTTCILQQGYGPSFLLRTQPLSKSEMKEHPSNGKSTLLVKSMKEEPGWPSFGQLVSDLSKLGLAALAGIFVHFLPSRFMPGGSQKGLTPLKDSLRMPEDEAEAPVVQRQSAPAPLSETRQAYTPNASEQYSDMKPAKMKSASFKDPSLSSKHRSSKRQNSAEFYGSGEVSSHSRSKSQKERTRHRQREKSGEVVYGTVGAEPKPVDMKTAGYDNPKFENYNMRSRYGADSSYRL; this is encoded by the exons ATGAGAAATTCCCATCTCTTCCTCACTCTCCTAACACTCACAGTCACTTACTCCCTCCGATTCCAAGTTCATGCTGCTCCTGCAG GGCCATTGATAAAGCACTTGTCTTCTCTTCTCAAGTGGACTGGGGAAATATCCTCCAAAACACCCCAATCAG AAAAGAATGTTCTTcaatttgagaatgggtacttAGTTGAGACTGTTTTGGAAGGAAATGACATTGGTGTTATTCCTCACAAAATCCGCATCTCAGAGGATGGGGAGCTCTTTGCTGTGGACTCCGTTAATAGCAACATTATGCGCATTACTTCACCATTGTCCCAAT ATAGTAGGGGAAGATTGGTTGCTGGGTCATTTCAGGGTTACGCTGGACATGTTGATGGGAAGCCAAGTGATGCTCGTTTCAATCATCCCAAAGGTGTAACCATGGATGATAAAGGGAACGTGTATGTTGCTGATACCTTGAATCACGCCATACGAAAGATTGGAGATGCTG GAGTAACAACCATTGCAGGTGGGAAATCAAATGTTGCAGGCTATAGAGATGGGCCCAGTGAGGATGCCATGTTCTCAAATGATTTCGATATCGTATATGTTCAGCCTACTTGTTCGTTGCTAGTTGTTGATAGAGGAAATGCTGCTCTCCGGCAGATCTCTCTCAATCAGGAGGATTGTGATTATCAGTACAGTTCAATTTCTGCCACAG ATATCCTTATGGTTGTTGGTGCTGTCTTGGTAGGGTATACTACATGCATACTGCAGCAGGGATATGGACCTTCTTTCTTATTGAGAACG CAGCCACTTTCAAAGAGTGAAATGAAAGAACATCCAAGCAATGGGAAATCCACGCTACTTGTGAAAAGCATGAAAGAGGAACCGGGATGGCCATCTTTTGGACAGCTTGTCAGTGATCTATCAAAGCTTGGACTTGCAGCATTGGCTGGCATATTCGTTCACTTCCTTCCGTCGCGTTTTATGCCTGGTGGCTCCCAGAAAGGCCTAACACCATTAAAAGATTCTCTTAGGATGCCTGAAGATGAAGCCGAGGCTCCAGTAGTTCAGAGACAAAGTGCTCCTGCTCCTCTGTCTGAAACTCGACAGGCCTATACCCCCAATGCAAGTGAGCAGTATTCAGATATGAAGCCAGCAAAAATGAAGTCagctagtttcaaagatccctCTTTGTCAAGCAAGCACCGGTCTTCAAAACGACAGAACTCTGCAGAATTCTATGGATCTGGTGAGGTTTCTTCTCATAGCAGGTCTAAGAGCCAGAAAGAAAGAACAAGGCATCGCCAGCGAGAGAAGAGTGGAGAGGTAGTTTATGGCACAGTTGGGGCAGAACCCAAACCAGTGGACATGAAGACAGCGGGATATGACAATCCGAAGTTTGAAAATTACAACATGAGGAGCAGGTATGGGGCTGATAGTTCATACCGCCTTTGA
- the LOC126589962 gene encoding uncharacterized protein LOC126589962 isoform X2 produces MRNSHLFLTLLTLTVTYSLRFQVHAAPAGPLIKHLSSLLKWTGEISSKTPQSEKNVLQFENGYLVETVLEGNDIGVIPHKIRISEDGELFAVDSVNSNIMRITSPLSQYSRGRLVAGSFQGYAGHVDGKPSDARFNHPKGVTMDDKGNVYVADTLNHAIRKIGDAGVTTIAGGKSNVAGYRDGPSEDAMFSNDFDIVYVQPTCSLLVVDRGNAALRQISLNQEDCDYQYSSISATDILMVVGAVLVGYTTCILQQGYGPSFLLRTPLSKSEMKEHPSNGKSTLLVKSMKEEPGWPSFGQLVSDLSKLGLAALAGIFVHFLPSRFMPGGSQKGLTPLKDSLRMPEDEAEAPVVQRQSAPAPLSETRQAYTPNASEQYSDMKPAKMKSASFKDPSLSSKHRSSKRQNSAEFYGSGEVSSHSRSKSQKERTRHRQREKSGEVVYGTVGAEPKPVDMKTAGYDNPKFENYNMRSRYGADSSYRL; encoded by the exons ATGAGAAATTCCCATCTCTTCCTCACTCTCCTAACACTCACAGTCACTTACTCCCTCCGATTCCAAGTTCATGCTGCTCCTGCAG GGCCATTGATAAAGCACTTGTCTTCTCTTCTCAAGTGGACTGGGGAAATATCCTCCAAAACACCCCAATCAG AAAAGAATGTTCTTcaatttgagaatgggtacttAGTTGAGACTGTTTTGGAAGGAAATGACATTGGTGTTATTCCTCACAAAATCCGCATCTCAGAGGATGGGGAGCTCTTTGCTGTGGACTCCGTTAATAGCAACATTATGCGCATTACTTCACCATTGTCCCAAT ATAGTAGGGGAAGATTGGTTGCTGGGTCATTTCAGGGTTACGCTGGACATGTTGATGGGAAGCCAAGTGATGCTCGTTTCAATCATCCCAAAGGTGTAACCATGGATGATAAAGGGAACGTGTATGTTGCTGATACCTTGAATCACGCCATACGAAAGATTGGAGATGCTG GAGTAACAACCATTGCAGGTGGGAAATCAAATGTTGCAGGCTATAGAGATGGGCCCAGTGAGGATGCCATGTTCTCAAATGATTTCGATATCGTATATGTTCAGCCTACTTGTTCGTTGCTAGTTGTTGATAGAGGAAATGCTGCTCTCCGGCAGATCTCTCTCAATCAGGAGGATTGTGATTATCAGTACAGTTCAATTTCTGCCACAG ATATCCTTATGGTTGTTGGTGCTGTCTTGGTAGGGTATACTACATGCATACTGCAGCAGGGATATGGACCTTCTTTCTTATTGAGAACG CCACTTTCAAAGAGTGAAATGAAAGAACATCCAAGCAATGGGAAATCCACGCTACTTGTGAAAAGCATGAAAGAGGAACCGGGATGGCCATCTTTTGGACAGCTTGTCAGTGATCTATCAAAGCTTGGACTTGCAGCATTGGCTGGCATATTCGTTCACTTCCTTCCGTCGCGTTTTATGCCTGGTGGCTCCCAGAAAGGCCTAACACCATTAAAAGATTCTCTTAGGATGCCTGAAGATGAAGCCGAGGCTCCAGTAGTTCAGAGACAAAGTGCTCCTGCTCCTCTGTCTGAAACTCGACAGGCCTATACCCCCAATGCAAGTGAGCAGTATTCAGATATGAAGCCAGCAAAAATGAAGTCagctagtttcaaagatccctCTTTGTCAAGCAAGCACCGGTCTTCAAAACGACAGAACTCTGCAGAATTCTATGGATCTGGTGAGGTTTCTTCTCATAGCAGGTCTAAGAGCCAGAAAGAAAGAACAAGGCATCGCCAGCGAGAGAAGAGTGGAGAGGTAGTTTATGGCACAGTTGGGGCAGAACCCAAACCAGTGGACATGAAGACAGCGGGATATGACAATCCGAAGTTTGAAAATTACAACATGAGGAGCAGGTATGGGGCTGATAGTTCATACCGCCTTTGA